The proteins below come from a single Pleuronectes platessa chromosome 1, fPlePla1.1, whole genome shotgun sequence genomic window:
- the LOC128443106 gene encoding NLR family CARD domain-containing protein 3 isoform X2: MLGYEEEEEDRAESPGFSCVSLKSDRSMNQPLIFSNEPGPSHTKGQDHRLRAESPGSSCLSLKSDQSMRHPPEFSNEPGPSPTEERKRSHVSEEEQSSCCASCQDVLKDPVSTSCGHWFCRQCITSYWDQSGSSGDSSCPQCGQRSRTGAGGQTAADRGLQEVSDEHKLSVRRRCEHVTEGSDETGSRTLLNRIYTELYITEGQSEEVNTQHEVRQLETASKKKILHDTPIKVHDIFKASTDQQSSIRVVLTNGVAGVGKTFSVQKFTLDWAEGLENQDVGLLTVLSFRELNLVKDQQHSLLTLLHVFHPALQKLTAETLAVCKPLFIFDGLDESRPSLDFNHRELVSEVTQRSSVNVLLTNLIRGNLLPSALVWITSRPAAANQIPPACVDRVTEVRGFTDAQKEEYFRRRFSDEELCSRIISHIKTSRSLHIMCQIPVFCWISATVLEHMLTTDQRGELPKTLTDLYSHFLLVQTKRKNNKYGEGHETTPQQLRRADRDVLLKLGRLALKHLEEGNIMFYQADLERCGLNVTEGSVYSGVCTEIFRRECVIFQKSVYCFVHLSVQEFLAAVYMFHCYTKRNTEELDNFLGTYGNTDSTFSLDDLLKRTMEKSLTSKNGHLDLFVRFLHGLSLKSNQRVLGGLLGRTGNNPEIIQRVLGGLLGRTGNNPEIIQKVLGDLLGRRGNNSKIIQRVINNLKEIQSDRISPDRSINIFHCLTEMNDHSVHQQMQQFLTSENRSEEKLSEIHCSALAYMLQMSEEVLDEFHLETFNTSQQGRWRLIPAVRNCRKARLDGCLLSETHCEVVASALKSDPSHLRELDLSRNYLQDSEVKLLCSGLESPNCRLETLRLGGCSLSEISCSSLASALRSNPSHLRELDLRRNDLLDSGVKELLDLQHSPTCRLETLRWKWSL; the protein is encoded by the exons atgttaggttatgaggaggaagaggaggacagagcagagtctccagggttcagctgtgtgtctctgaagagtgaccggTCCATGAATCAGCCTCTaatcttcagtaatgaacctggaccttCACACACTAA aggtcaggaccacagactgagagcagagtctccagggtccagctgtctgtctctgaagagtgaccagTCCATGAGAcatcctccagagttcagtaatgaacctggaccctcccccacaga agagaggaagaggagtcatgtttctgaggaggagcagtcgtcctgctgtgcttcgtgtcaggacgtcctgaaggatccagtctccaccagctgtggacactggttctgcagacagtgcatcacctcatactgggaccagtctggttcttcaggagactcctcctgtccccagtgtggacaaagatccagaacaggagctggaggtcagacagccg cagatcgtggtctgcaggaggtttcagatgaacataagctcagtgtgaggaggagatgtgaacatgtgactgaaggaagtgatgaaacaggaagtagaaccctcctcaacaggatctacactgagctctacatcacagagggacagagtgaagaggttaatactcaacatgaggtgaggcagcttgagacagcttccaagaagaagatcctccacgacactcccatcaaggtccacgacatctttaaagcctccactgaccagcagagcagcatcagagtcgtcctgaccaacggcgtcgctggcgttggaaaaaccttctcggtgcagaagttcactctggactgggcagagggtttagagaaccaggatgtgggtctgctgactgtgctttcgttcagggagctgaacctggtgaaggaccagcagcacagtcttctcacgctgctccatgttttccatccagcgttacagaagctcactgcagagacgctcgctgtctgtaaacctttgttcatctttgacggcctggatgaaagcagaccttctctggacttcaaccacagggagcttgtgtctgaggtcacacagaggtcatcagtcaacgtgctgctgacaaacctcatccgggggaatctgcttccctcggctctcgtctggataacctccagacctgcggcggccaatcagatccctcctgcatgtgttgacagggtcacagaagtacgaggcttcactgacgcccagaaggaggagtacttcaggaggagattcagtgatgaagagctgtgcagcagaatcatctcacacatcaagacgtccaggagcctccacatcatgtgtcaaatcccagtcttctgctggatcagtgctacagttctggagcacatgttgaccacagaccagagaggagagctgccaaagaccctgactgacctgtactcacacttcctgctggttcagacaaagaggaagaacaacaagtacggtgagggacatgagacgactccacagcagctgaggagggctgacagggacgttctcctgaagctggggaggctggcacttaaacatctggaggaaggaaacatcatgttctaccaagcagacctggagcggtgtggtcttaatgtcacagagggctcggtgtactcaggagtttgtactgagatcttcagaagagagtgtgtgatcttccagaaatcagtctactgctttgttcatctgagcgttcaggagtttctggctgcagtctacatgttccactgttacaccaagaggaacacagaagaactcgacaacttcttgggaacatatgggaacacagacagtaccttctccctggatgacctcctgaagagaaccatggagaaatccctcaccagtaaaaatggtcatctggacctgtttgttcgcttccttcacggcctcagtctgaagtccaaccagagagtcttaggaggcctgctgggtcggacaggaaacaatccagagatcatccagagagtcttaggaggcctgctgggtcggacagggaacaatccagagatcatccagaaaGTCTTAGGAGACCTGCTGGGTCGGAGAGGGAACAATtcaaagatcatccagagagtcatcaacaacctgaaggagatccAGAGTGATcgcatttctcctgacagaagcatcaacatcttccactgtctgactgagatgaacgaccactcagttcatcagcagatgcaacagttcctgacgtcagaaaacagatcagaggagaaactctctgagatccactgctcagctctggcctacatgctgcagatgtcagaggaggttctggatgagtttcATCTGGAGACGTTCAACACATCACAACAGGGTCgatggagactgatcccagctgtgaggaactgcaggaaggctcg gcTTGATGGTTGTctactctcagagactcactgtgaagttgtggcctcagctctgaagtcagacccctcacatctgagagaactggatctgagtagaaactacctgcaggattcagaagtgaagctgctgtgttctggactggagagtccaaactgtcgactggagactctgag